A part of Planococcus sp. MB-3u-03 genomic DNA contains:
- a CDS encoding aldo/keto reductase produces MKNDVTIKHKLGLGTAPLGNMFRDVPEDEAMATIESAWNEGIRYFDTAPFYGAGLAELRLGEILPSYNRDEYLLSTKVGRIVLDEEEEKEGLFEFGRKNKILTDYTESGTLRSIEDSLKRLKTDRLDMVYVHDISPDFLGDEWVTKFDEARTGAFKVLDRLRDEGVIKAWGLGVNTTTPIEVALELEEAHPDLSLSATQYTLLQHERALERMMPLAEKTEGGLVIGSAFNSGALLGGDHFDYTEITPEIKERVARFNDVAKNHGVHLKDAALQFSTAHPAVKAVVTGSTRPDRIKEDLAALTADIPSAFWDELVDKGLVSPKAVLPKK; encoded by the coding sequence ATGAAAAATGATGTAACGATCAAACATAAACTAGGACTTGGCACAGCGCCGCTCGGCAATATGTTCCGGGACGTGCCGGAAGACGAAGCGATGGCGACCATCGAATCTGCGTGGAACGAAGGCATCCGTTATTTCGACACGGCGCCGTTTTACGGGGCTGGGCTTGCGGAACTGCGGCTCGGTGAGATCTTGCCTTCGTATAACCGCGATGAATATTTATTGAGCACAAAAGTCGGCCGCATCGTGCTGGACGAAGAAGAAGAAAAAGAAGGCCTATTCGAATTCGGCCGCAAAAATAAAATCCTGACCGATTACACGGAATCGGGCACATTGCGTTCGATCGAAGACAGCTTGAAACGCCTGAAGACGGACCGTTTGGATATGGTTTATGTGCACGATATCTCACCGGACTTTCTCGGCGATGAATGGGTCACGAAGTTCGATGAAGCTCGAACAGGCGCCTTCAAAGTGCTTGACCGTCTAAGAGACGAAGGCGTCATCAAAGCATGGGGACTCGGCGTCAATACGACGACACCGATAGAAGTCGCGCTTGAACTGGAAGAAGCGCATCCTGATTTGAGCTTGTCCGCAACGCAATATACGCTGTTGCAGCACGAACGCGCACTGGAGCGCATGATGCCGCTTGCCGAGAAAACAGAGGGCGGCCTTGTCATCGGCTCGGCGTTCAACTCAGGAGCCTTGCTCGGCGGTGATCATTTCGATTACACGGAAATCACACCGGAAATCAAAGAGCGGGTGGCACGCTTTAACGACGTCGCCAAAAATCACGGCGTGCATTTGAAAGATGCTGCGCTGCAATTTTCAACGGCCCATCCAGCAGTCAAAGCTGTCGTCACCGGTTCGACGCGGCCAGACCGCATCAAGGAAGACTTAGCCGCACTGACAGCTGACATCCCGTCTGCTTTCTGGGACGAACTCGTCGACAAAGGCCTCGTTTCC